A stretch of DNA from Candidatus Binatia bacterium:
CGATCGGCCCGAGCGGCGTAACGCCCTCAACGACGAGATGATTGAAGGTTTACTTAGCGCATTCCGTGCCGCCTACGACGACGTCGCGGTTCGCGCCGTCGTGCTACGGGCGCAGGGTGACACGTTTTGCGCGGGCGCGGATCTCAAAAGCGGCGGGGTCCAAGCACGGGACGGCGAGCAACCGTTCGTGACGCTTTTGCGTTCCATGTGGTACGGCCCGAAGCCCATTCTCGGCGCAGTCACCGGTTCGGCATTTGGCGGCGGATTGGGCCTGATCGCCGCTTGTGATCTGACGATTGCCGCACAGGAGGCACAGTTCGCATTCAGCGAGGTGCGTGTCGGCGTCGTGCCGGCGATGATCTCGGTGGTGGTCCTCCCCAAGATCGGGATCCAAAACGCCATGTGGTTGTTTCTGACTGCAGAGCGTTTTTCCGCCGAGCGCGCCCGGGACATTGGGCTGGTTCACCGCGTGGTGCCCCGCGCGCAGTTGGACGCGGCCGTGGACGACACCCTCGCGCAGTTGCGTTTGGCCGGGCCGCAAGCGCTGCGGCACGCAAAAGAGCTCGTTCGGCGCGTTCCCCAGATGAACATGGACGACGCCTTTCGTTACGCGAGCACCTTGATTGCAGAGCTTTTTGCGTCCCCGGAAGCAGCCGAGGGCATGCGGGCGTTCGCAGAAAAGCGGAAACCGAACTGGGTGAGCTGATGCCGCGTGCGCTTGGGCGCCGCGCGCCGCAGCCACAACCGGCAGTGGGATCGGAGCCCCGTCCGCGAGGCCGCGCACGCTCTTGGTTGCCTCCATATTTTCATCGTCATGTCGGGGCAGCAACACCGTTTTTTCGAACAGGGCGCTCGCTCCGGGGCATCGCCTTGATTTGCGGGTTTGGGGTGTGGGCGTTTGTCCGCTCTGGAACAGGAGTC
This window harbors:
- the paaG gene encoding enoyl-CoA hydratase is translated as MQGIRYRTHNGVAEITLDRPERRNALNDEMIEGLLSAFRAAYDDVAVRAVVLRAQGDTFCAGADLKSGGVQARDGEQPFVTLLRSMWYGPKPILGAVTGSAFGGGLGLIAACDLTIAAQEAQFAFSEVRVGVVPAMISVVVLPKIGIQNAMWLFLTAERFSAERARDIGLVHRVVPRAQLDAAVDDTLAQLRLAGPQALRHAKELVRRVPQMNMDDAFRYASTLIAELFASPEAAEGMRAFAEKRKPNWVS